In Marmota flaviventris isolate mMarFla1 chromosome 15, mMarFla1.hap1, whole genome shotgun sequence, a single window of DNA contains:
- the Mafa gene encoding transcription factor MafA gives MAAELAMGAELPSSPLAIEYVNDFDLMKFEVKKEPPEAERFCHRLPPGSLSSTPLSTPCSSVPSSPSFCAPSPGTSGGGGAGGGGGAAQAGGAPGPPSGGPGAVGGASGKPALEDLYWMSGYQHHLNPEALNLTPEDAVEALIGSGHHAGHHGAHHPAAAAYEAFRGQGFAGSGGADDMGAGHHHGAHHTAHHHHAAHHHHHHHHHSGTGHHGGAGHGGGGGAGHHVRLEERFSDDQLVSMSVRELNRQLRGFSKEEVVRLKQKRRTLKNRGYAQSCRFKRVQQRHILESEKCQLQSQVEQLKLEVGRLAKERDLYKEKYEKLAGRGGPGGAGGAGFPREPSPAQPGPGGAKGAPPDFFL, from the coding sequence ATGGCCGCGGAGCTGGCGATGGGCGCTGAGCTGCCAAGCAGCCCACTGGCCATCGAGTACGTCAACGACTTCGACCTGATGAAGTTCGAGGTGAAGAAGGAGCCGCCTGAGGCCGAGCGCTTCTGCCACCGCCTGCCACCCGGCTCGCTCTCCTCGACGCCGCTCAGCACGCCCTGCTCCTCCGTTCCCTCCTCGCCCAGCTTCTGTGCGCCCAGCCCCGGCACCAGCGGCGGCGGCGGAgcggggggcggcggcggcgcagCACAGGCCGGCGGTGCCCCGGGGCCTCCGAGCGGAGGCCCAGGCGCCGTCGGGGGCGCCTCTGGAAAGCCGGCGCTGGAGGATCTGTACTGGATGAGTGGCTACCAGCACCACCTCAACCCGGAGGCGCTCAACTTGACGCCCGAGGACGCGGTGGAGGCACTCATTGGCAGTGGTCACCACGCCGGGCACCATGGGGCACATCACCCGGCCGCCGCGGCCTACGAGGCCTTCCGGGGCCAGGGCTTCGCGGGCAGCGGCGGCGCGGACGACATGGGCGCAGGCCACCACCACGGCGCACACCACACTGCCCACCACCACCACGccgcccaccaccaccaccaccaccaccaccacagcgGCACCGGCCACCACGGCGGCGCAGGccatggcggcggcggcggcgcgggccACCACGTGCGCCTGGAGGAGCGCTTCTCCGACGACCAGCTGGTGTCTATGTCGGTACGCGAGCTGAACCGGCAGCTCCGTGGCTTCAGCAAGGAGGAGGTCGTGCGGCTGAAGCAGAAGCGGCGCACGCTAAAGAACCGCGGCTACGCACAGTCGTGCCGCTTCAAGCGGGTGCAGCAGCGGCACATTCTGGAGAGCGAGAAGTGCCAGCTCCAGAGCCAGGTGGAGCAGCTGAAGCTGGAGGTGGGGCGCCTGGCCAAGGAGCGGGACCTGTACAAGGAGAAATACGAGAAGCTGGCGGGCCGGGGCGGCCCCGGGGGCGCGGGCGGGGCCGGTTTCCCGCGAGAGCCCTCGCCGGCGCAGCCCGGCCCCGGCGGGGCCAAGGGTGCACCGCCCGACTTCTTCCTGTGA